The bacterium genome contains a region encoding:
- a CDS encoding lysophospholipid acyltransferase family protein, which produces MANKFAKVKPESYNKFKKIFQYFVIYFISYPFFKIFFRVEINGRENVPKDGAYIVASNHSSYFDPFIVCLATKRSVAFMAKEELFHVPVLSPIIQALGAFSVNREKLEISTIKSAKDVLSKTKWLLGIFPEGTRVKAKKVGKINSGFGYLAKTTKTKVLPVGIDFRRPFCPFFGKLVVRIGPLIEVSSNPEELLDKWGKSISELTGFYYSKEDSIQSETDTATDSTPA; this is translated from the coding sequence ATGGCAAATAAGTTTGCAAAAGTCAAACCGGAAAGTTACAACAAATTTAAAAAAATATTTCAATATTTCGTAATTTATTTTATAAGTTATCCGTTTTTTAAAATTTTTTTTAGGGTAGAAATTAACGGCAGGGAAAATGTTCCAAAAGACGGAGCATATATAGTTGCATCAAATCACTCTTCTTATTTTGATCCGTTTATAGTTTGTCTGGCAACAAAAAGGTCTGTAGCTTTTATGGCAAAAGAAGAACTGTTTCATGTGCCTGTTCTTTCCCCGATTATTCAAGCTTTGGGTGCTTTTTCCGTCAATAGAGAAAAGCTTGAAATTTCAACAATTAAATCCGCAAAAGATGTTTTATCCAAAACAAAATGGCTTTTAGGAATTTTCCCTGAAGGAACAAGAGTAAAAGCTAAAAAAGTAGGCAAAATAAATTCAGGTTTTGGCTATCTTGCAAAAACAACAAAAACAAAAGTGCTTCCTGTCGGAATAGACTTTAGAAGACCTTTTTGTCCGTTTTTTGGGAAACTTGTTGTAAGAATAGGTCCGTTAATAGAAGTTTCCAGCAATCCTGAAGAACTACTTGATAAGTGGGGAAAGTCAATTTCTGAGCTTACAGGTTTTTATTACAGCAAAGAAGATTCTATACAAAGCGAAACTGATACGGCTACAGATTCTACACCTGCTTAA
- a CDS encoding EF-hand domain-containing protein, which yields MLDKYNSNQLFLNAKFGLQRVYDTLDKTNLNGISLGDFVNQNQIATSDLPFSDLLKLNFNNIDTNQNQFISKEELTNLLNSIDKQGLTYAQLKTLSGQTGNSVNTSKKLLDEVIQNFNKIDTNHDGHVSQAEINTYKFNKEIEDKKKELCDFKASNISVFYDGNSTDTADSTDTNTTNQNKTSFTNY from the coding sequence ATGTTGGACAAATATAATTCAAACCAGTTATTCTTAAATGCAAAATTCGGCTTGCAAAGAGTTTATGACACACTAGACAAGACTAATCTAAACGGAATTTCCCTTGGAGATTTTGTAAATCAAAACCAGATTGCAACATCAGATTTGCCTTTTTCTGACCTGTTAAAACTCAATTTTAACAATATAGATACAAATCAGAACCAGTTCATTTCAAAAGAAGAACTCACTAATTTGCTAAATTCTATTGATAAACAAGGCTTAACTTATGCCCAGCTAAAAACCTTATCGGGGCAGACAGGTAATTCGGTAAATACTTCTAAAAAACTACTTGATGAAGTAATCCAAAATTTTAATAAAATAGATACAAATCATGACGGGCATGTTTCTCAAGCAGAAATAAACACTTATAAATTTAATAAAGAAATTGAAGACAAGAAAAAAGAATTATGTGACTTTAAAGCTTCGAATATATCGGTATTTTATGATGGCAACAGCACAGATACTGCTGATTCAACAGACACTAATACAACAAACCAAAATAAAACTTCTTTTACTAATTATTAA
- a CDS encoding proline--tRNA ligase, with product MKMSKLFFNTLRETPADAEVISHQLLIRAGYIRKTTSGIYTYMPLMYRVLKKIENIIREEMDAKDAQELLLPILQPEELWQESGRWEVYGKELMRLKDRHGKMCALGPTHEEIITALARDEIKSYRQLPVNLYQIQDKFRDEIRPRFGLLRGKEFIMKDAYSFDADEEGLDVSYQKMTEAYINIFNRCGLETKMVRSDSGAIGGSVSHEFMVLTRTDSGENDVLFCDSCGYAANSNRAESKMLPAETDGKFTEAREVDTPNVKTIETLSQFLNIPPSVICKSLVYVADQRYVLALIRGDKTIEEIKLKNALNANELRIATEADVKELGEKFNLELETGFIGSKGLNVQIIGDNSIADLKNFVVGINKADVHLVGANWGKDIDLPKTLTDIRLAEAGEICPNCSGKLDITKGIEVGNIFKLGTKYSKKMKATFTDETGKENPFIMGCYGIGVSRTAAAAIERYHDENGIKWPMAIAPYHVIIVPVNINDTLQMETAEAFYKELTEKNIEVIIDDRSERAGVKFKDADLIGIPVRITVGKTITEGNVEIKIRSTGEMTIVPKDEAVNKVLELITTSI from the coding sequence ATGAAAATGTCAAAACTGTTTTTTAACACATTAAGAGAAACTCCGGCTGATGCAGAAGTAATCAGCCACCAGCTACTTATACGGGCAGGCTATATAAGAAAAACAACCAGCGGAATTTATACATACATGCCTCTTATGTACAGAGTGCTTAAAAAAATTGAAAATATAATCCGTGAAGAAATGGATGCCAAAGATGCACAAGAATTGCTTCTTCCTATACTTCAACCTGAAGAACTATGGCAGGAATCAGGAAGATGGGAAGTCTATGGAAAAGAACTAATGCGCCTCAAAGACAGGCATGGAAAAATGTGTGCGCTTGGACCAACACACGAAGAAATTATTACAGCCCTCGCAAGAGATGAAATTAAATCTTACAGGCAGCTTCCTGTCAACTTATATCAGATTCAGGACAAATTCAGGGACGAAATAAGACCAAGATTCGGACTTTTAAGAGGCAAAGAATTTATAATGAAAGATGCTTACAGCTTTGACGCTGATGAAGAAGGTCTTGATGTTTCTTACCAAAAGATGACCGAAGCTTATATAAATATTTTCAACAGATGCGGACTCGAAACAAAAATGGTACGAAGCGATTCAGGAGCGATAGGCGGGAGCGTAAGCCATGAGTTTATGGTACTAACCAGAACTGACAGCGGAGAAAACGATGTTCTTTTTTGCGATTCCTGCGGTTATGCGGCAAATTCAAACAGAGCCGAGTCAAAAATGCTTCCTGCGGAAACTGACGGCAAATTTACAGAAGCCAGAGAAGTTGATACTCCTAATGTAAAAACCATCGAAACTTTATCACAGTTCTTGAATATTCCACCTTCTGTTATCTGTAAATCACTTGTATATGTGGCAGACCAAAGATATGTTCTTGCTCTTATCAGAGGCGATAAGACAATAGAAGAAATTAAACTCAAAAATGCTCTTAATGCAAATGAATTGAGAATTGCAACAGAAGCAGACGTAAAAGAACTGGGAGAAAAATTTAATCTTGAATTAGAAACAGGCTTTATCGGATCAAAAGGACTTAATGTTCAAATTATAGGCGATAACAGCATAGCGGACTTAAAGAACTTTGTGGTTGGAATTAACAAAGCTGATGTGCATTTAGTCGGGGCTAACTGGGGCAAAGATATTGATCTTCCTAAAACATTAACCGATATCAGGCTTGCCGAGGCAGGTGAAATCTGTCCTAACTGCAGCGGAAAACTTGATATTACCAAAGGAATCGAAGTTGGGAACATTTTTAAACTCGGGACAAAATATTCCAAAAAAATGAAAGCAACTTTTACGGATGAAACCGGCAAAGAAAACCCTTTTATTATGGGCTGTTACGGAATCGGTGTTTCAAGAACTGCTGCGGCTGCTATTGAAAGATATCATGATGAAAATGGAATCAAATGGCCTATGGCTATAGCACCGTATCATGTAATTATAGTTCCCGTAAATATAAATGATACGCTTCAGATGGAAACAGCAGAAGCTTTCTATAAAGAGCTTACAGAGAAAAATATTGAAGTTATCATTGATGACAGATCTGAAAGAGCAGGAGTAAAATTCAAAGATGCTGATTTAATAGGTATTCCTGTAAGAATAACTGTCGGAAAAACCATAACTGAGGGTAATGTTGAAATAAAAATCCGCTCAACAGGCGAAATGACAATCGTTCCAAAAGATGAAGCCGTCAACAAAGTCCTTGAACTGATTACAACCTCCATATAA
- a CDS encoding OmpH family outer membrane protein, which yields MKKFIISLSVIGTMFCANLGASASQTIGFVDMTKILGNYTKAQEITNEIKDQQNEIQKMITEARTQVGEAKTDTERAELEKKLSEEIQQKNNVFKADYEKNVQALQNNIITTVKKVADHKKIDFIFKKDNIIMGGKDITEEVLSELNK from the coding sequence ATGAAAAAGTTTATTATTTCACTTTCGGTAATTGGAACAATGTTTTGTGCAAATTTGGGAGCATCTGCTTCACAAACAATCGGTTTTGTTGATATGACTAAAATTCTTGGAAATTATACAAAAGCGCAGGAAATTACCAACGAAATTAAAGACCAGCAGAATGAAATTCAAAAAATGATAACAGAAGCAAGAACTCAGGTTGGCGAAGCTAAAACAGATACGGAACGAGCCGAACTTGAAAAAAAATTAAGCGAAGAAATTCAGCAAAAAAATAATGTTTTTAAAGCTGATTACGAAAAAAACGTGCAGGCACTTCAGAACAATATTATCACTACAGTAAAAAAAGTTGCTGACCATAAAAAAATCGATTTTATTTTCAAGAAAGACAATATCATTATGGGAGGAAAAGACATTACAGAGGAAGTTCTTTCCGAATTAAACAAGTAA
- a CDS encoding (Fe-S)-binding protein, producing MSEKKTNFKSLNNYAEDVYKCTKCGLCQSVCPVYKATGLETSVSRGKFTLLNGIINGKLKFNKKVAKNLELCLGCKACYDFCPSGISAEEIISAARHESAKVNGIGFIKGFILANFKSNFRLGLLKMILDAYRFIFSFFEGFIPKNLAGIFKKPKLIINFLNLFNSQLKEHIKYNKLKPLKQPSSINIIYFPGCINNYVNSSVKNAVLMVLEKNGFKVNIPKNFTCCGIAARSAGDYKSFSELAENNLNQIPDNVDYIITDCASCGSVWEFYPDFVRQELVNKARLLTEKTININKFLAERELYIPENAEINKKITYHDPCHLKRFQKVFEEPRKILKKIQGIDFREMKDSDVCCGAAGTFCISQPEISKAISSEKAQNIINTKADIVCTSCAGCKIGLSQGLTEKNSTIPIYHPVELLAELYLIDEK from the coding sequence ATGAGTGAAAAAAAAACAAATTTTAAAAGCTTAAATAACTATGCGGAAGATGTGTATAAATGCACAAAATGCGGCTTATGCCAGTCAGTTTGCCCCGTTTATAAAGCAACTGGCCTGGAAACTTCTGTTTCAAGAGGCAAATTTACTCTTTTAAACGGTATAATCAACGGTAAATTGAAATTCAATAAAAAAGTCGCTAAAAACCTTGAACTTTGTCTTGGCTGCAAAGCTTGTTATGATTTTTGCCCGAGCGGTATTTCGGCAGAAGAAATCATATCAGCAGCAAGGCATGAAAGTGCGAAAGTCAACGGAATAGGCTTTATTAAAGGATTTATACTCGCTAATTTCAAGTCAAACTTTAGGCTGGGTTTGCTTAAAATGATACTAGACGCTTATAGATTTATCTTTTCTTTTTTTGAGGGTTTTATCCCGAAGAATCTTGCAGGCATTTTTAAAAAACCAAAATTAATTATTAATTTTTTAAATTTATTTAACTCGCAGCTCAAAGAACACATAAAATACAACAAACTTAAACCGCTAAAACAACCATCAAGTATCAATATAATTTATTTTCCCGGCTGTATAAACAACTATGTAAACTCCAGTGTCAAAAATGCTGTCTTAATGGTGCTTGAAAAAAACGGTTTCAAGGTAAATATTCCAAAAAACTTTACCTGTTGCGGAATAGCAGCAAGAAGTGCCGGAGATTACAAAAGCTTTTCTGAGCTTGCAGAAAATAATTTAAACCAGATTCCTGATAATGTTGACTATATAATTACAGACTGTGCTTCATGCGGTTCTGTTTGGGAATTTTACCCTGATTTTGTCCGTCAGGAACTTGTCAATAAAGCCCGACTCCTTACTGAAAAAACAATAAATATTAATAAATTCCTTGCCGAAAGAGAACTTTACATTCCTGAAAACGCTGAAATTAATAAAAAAATAACTTATCATGACCCGTGCCACTTAAAAAGATTCCAGAAAGTATTTGAAGAGCCGAGAAAAATACTTAAAAAAATACAGGGGATAGATTTTCGAGAAATGAAAGACTCTGACGTATGCTGCGGAGCAGCAGGAACTTTTTGTATTTCACAACCTGAAATATCAAAGGCAATTTCATCGGAAAAAGCTCAAAATATAATTAATACTAAAGCAGATATAGTTTGCACAAGCTGTGCAGGTTGCAAAATAGGCCTTTCTCAGGGATTAACAGAAAAAAACTCAACAATACCAATCTATCACCCCGTTGAACTTCTCGCAGAATTATATCTTATAGACGAAAAATAA